The genomic stretch CGGAGTTTACCGTACATAGGAGATCCTGCCAAATCAAGAGAAAATCACAACTGTGCGGTCAAGGCCATGGGGGAGAAGAGTTGTGGTCTGTGGGGGTACAGGGCACAGAGGATGGGTGGTGGGGGAGAGGGATACTTTACCCAGACCAGTGAGCATCAGGGGAGATGGTCTAGAAAAAGAGGCACTGAAGCTGGGACCTGAGTGACCAGTAAGCCTAGAAAGAGTAATTATCCAGGTGGAAGGTGGAAGGtggaggggaggctggggagTCCAGAGGGAGAGGGAGTGCAAGAGCAGGTCTCAGGAAATGGGCAACTGCACATGCAGAGACTTGGAGATGAGAGAGAACACAGTGGGTTCCGCGTGGAGTAGCTGACGCGTTCTGAGCGTGAGGGCATGGAGGCGCCAGATGGGGTGGGACGGTGGGGAGGAACCATCGTGGCAGGAGTTCAGACTCCAGCGGACATTCAAGGACCTGTATGAACCGCCCTTCCCTTTTTGCAGCCGCATGTTTCCCATGCTCGCCTTGCGGTCCCTCCCGCAGCCCTTAATCCAGCGGCTCCGACTCAGTCCCAGTGACTTCCTTGTGCCTGCAGGCCTTAGCTCGGGCCATCCTTCTTTCCTTGAGTATTTATTGGGAGCCTGCCCAGTGTCAGGCACTATGCTGGGACACCGGGGATTGTTAAAACCTGTCCCCACCCTGGAAGAGCTCCCGGGCTAAAGCGGAAGGGAGAACCAGAAGAAATAATTTACAATACAACGAGAGAAAGGCTGCCAGGGAAGGGGCTCTGCGCACGGAGAAGGCGGGGCTTgccgggggagggggagggcgcCGGGAAGGTGACTCCTGAAGTCCGGATTGAAGCGCGAGGAGGCCCTAGGACCGAGGTTAAGGCAAGAAGAAATCAGAGAGCACCTGGGGAGAGGTTCAGAACCTGACTTTGAGAGCGACCCAGGATCTTTGAGAGCCTGATGAAGGCTTGAACCCCCTATCTAGGTAAATACGCACACTCAGACTTACGCATCTTTTTGCAGGCAGTTTTGGAGTGTCCTTGGTCCCTTTGGCCTTGcctggggcggggggcggggcggtGTGCAAGAAtgccctccccatccccctccGGTTCCGGCCCTCACAGGCCTGCAAAAATCCTCTTCAACTCGACTTTGTACCCATCACTGGAAATTCACTTTCTTATCTGGGCCGCCAGCCTGAGCAGCTGCCCGTTGTGGGGGCTGTCCCTTCCAGGGCTCGGCTGGACTTCTCTCTGAATCCCAGTTGCAGCAACACATCCAGCACGGGGGGAGGGGGCCACCATCCATAAGGTTCTCACAGTAGCTTGGGAAGATGTGGAATTGGATCCGCCCGGTTGGAGGCGCTGCCCTCCGCCCTCACCTGCAGCTTCCGTCCCGCCTGCTGCCACCCCAGGTGAGTCAAGCGGCAGCTTCGGCCCGCCCACCTGTCTAGGTTCTGCCCGCCCCAGCCGGAAGCTTCTTCCACGGGCCGTGCAGTGTCTGCaggtggggagcagaggggggaaagttggggggctggggagggggcacacAGGCTCTACACAGATCCCAGGGGGGGCCTCCTGGGAACGGGAAATAAGTTAAAATCGGGGTGGGGTGTGTATATCTGAGATCagagggtgtgtgtgtttgtggaggAGAGGGTgactggagggggtggggtgacagactgtgtgtggggggtgggggtgggcaggtcaGTGTGTGCTGTGAATTCAGAGGCCTTTTGCGGGGTGTAGTTGTGCCCTTGGAGGGTTAGCGAGTGTGTGTGAGTCCCTGGGAAGAATTCACAGGAActgagaagggaggaaagagatgGAGATAAAATCATAGACATCAAATTTAATTCAATTCATTTCCGTGAaacaaattcttattttttaaggaCCCCAGTACCTAGGGCACAGCTTATGggaagcactcagtaaatgaatgaataagtgaatgattTAGCTTTCCTTTCTAACGCATTCTCCTTCCCttcgccccctccccccaatatattcactcactcactcgCTTGCCCCCTTGCTCATCTCACAAACACACGAGCGGCCGAGTGCCAAGCCCTCTGCCAGGCCGGGGCCCAGAGTAACCAGCTCAGTCCTTGGCCTCAGGGAGCTGCCCATCCAGTCAATGGCCAATTCTGACAGTAGCTGACTGGGCAGGGCAGTGAAGGGGTCACCTGGGGATCCGGTTGGACCTCACGGGCAGGTGTGGTTTGCTTTGCCCCAAGGGAGCGGGACTCAAAAAACTGAGGAGGGAATGGAGGGAATGCGAGAGGGTGGGTGGTTCTGGAGGGGAGgggtgtgtgcgtgtatgtgtggagcatgggggaaggaaggggagaaaaagaatTTTGGCCTGAGGGCCACATGCTGGATTGTGCTGCAGAATCCCTGCCAAGTCCTGAAGGGCAAGGGAGCTTTTAAAGGATCTTTAAGAGTGGTAGGGTCAGATTTGGGCTTTAGGCCCATCACTCTGGGAAGATGACAAGAGGTGGagagagaccagttaggagattatttcaagagtcaaggtaaaagatgatggtggcttgtACTAGGGCAGTGGCAGTGGGGTGGAGAGTGGGGCATTCATTCCAGTGATATTTAGAAGAAGAACTGATGGGGCTTGATGGTAGGTTGGAGGTGAGAAGTGAGGAGCCATTAGGGTATTAAAGAATACGGCAGAGTACTTCCCTAATCTAGATGTTTCTCTCCTAGAGACTCCCCTAGCCTAGATACTCCTCCTCCAGGTACTCCTCGGATTCAGGTGCTCCTCCTGCAGATATTCCTCAGCCCTAGCTGTTCCTCCTCCAGGTACTTCCTAACCTAGGTCCTCTTCTTCTAGATACTCACCTGATCCAGGTACTTCTTTACGTATGTGCTCCTCCAGATACTCTTTTAATTCAGGTGTTCTTCCTCTTGGTGTTCTCCAACCCTAGGTGACTCTTACCCAGATTAAGGTGGTCCTCATCTGGACACTTCCTGGCTACAGCCTCCCTCTGGGGGCAGAGGGACCCCTGGGGCAGAGGTGAATGGACAAGGGATTTGATTGAAGGGCTGAGGATAGAGATGGGGTAGCAGAGGCTCCTGACTCTGGAGCAGAGGGAACGGGGCCATCCTGGCTGGGTCTGGGGCCCTGCCCTGGGTGGGGACTTGCATCCTCCTCCAGCAGTGGTTTCCACTCTGGCTGGTTAGTCCAAGCAACTGGTTTGCCCAGCTTCTGGGAGCCAGGACCTGCCTCTACCCCCATCATCCATCCTTGGCCTACCAAGCAGTGGAGCAGACTAGGATCTGGGCTCTGGCACCAGAGAGCTGTGTTCAAATCCTGTGACTTTGGTTgttttcacctctctgagcctcatctataaaatggggctaatgtTTATGCCCACATCACAGGGTTTTATGGGCATTTTTCTTGGTGCCTGAATCATAATTAGTGATCAGTAAGTTccagcctttattttttttagcaaCTCCCAGAGCAAGACCCTGTACTGTTCCCTTACAAAGAACCCATTTCTGTGTGCTTGGCATGTTCCTCTTCTGTGGAGACCTGGTTATGCCCCAGTCTGAACAGGGCCCTAATGTGTCTGTGACCGTGACCTGGTGTGTGTGCCCTGCAGCCATCCTGACATCCACACATATGTGTATTTTCCAGGACTCTGCCCTGGGGCTGCCTGGCATTGGGGTTCTCCTTGGAACTGGGGCTCTTTCTGGCAGAAGCCAAGGCTCACCTGTGTCTTCAGCCCCCTCCATGAGTGAGGCAAACCAAAGTGAGTGACAGTGGGAGGTTGTTGAGGAGGGGGGTGGGCTCCCCATAGATTCTAGGGTTGAGGGAAAGACCCTGACCCCACTCTCGGTTTCCCCAGGGAGCCCCATCTGGGACCCCATCCATAATACTGTCCCTTTCTCTGCAGCCACCGCGGGGCCCTCGGAGCTCCCTGCAGCATCCACCATGTCTCCTGAACTGGGCACTGGGGCCCGGGCGTGGCCTGTGCTGGTAGGGGTTGTACTGGGGGCtgtggtcctctctctcctcATCGCGCTTGCTGCCAAATGCCACCTCTGCCGTCAGTACCACACCAGCTACCAGCATCGCCCgctgcctggggctgggaagagggaccacCCCGAGGTGGGTgaagatgaggatgatgatggcTTCATTGAGGACAATTACATtcagcctggggctggggggatGGGGACGGGGGGTAGCAGGGACACCTTCTCCCTCTGAGTGCTGACCTTTGGACTCCTACTCCATGCCTGACAGCTCAAGGGGAGTGGGGACTACATGGGAGCCATGAGCCTCAAGGACAGAGGTGGCTGGGCTTAAGGGTGGAGCAGGGAAGGACACTCTTTCTCGCCCAACCCATCCTCCACACTGGCCATCAAAGTGACAGTGACCTTCTTTTGCTCAATAACCCTCAATGGCTCCCTGCTGTTCTCAGGATAAAGCCCAACAAGGGCCTGAGTATGAAAATGAGGTCTTAGATACTCAGGCCTCTGTTGGCCCCTTggttgtctttctttcctttgcctaCTTTACCACCTATTTAACTGAATGTTTTGTTATTCTGCCACCCATCTATTTTTTCATGCAACTTTGTTCATGCTGTTCCCCTGTTTAGATTGCCCTTCCCTTTTTCACCCGACAAATACTCTATGACAGTGATGAAAAACCCTGGCCAACAGACCCAGGTGGCCTGCTTACCTCTCAGCATTTCATATGTGCCCGGATGGTAACATTTTAGCAGTTAAAAACCAGTGCCAAGTTTCCTactgaaaattttttttccaatccaATAAATTTGGGCTGTCCAAATTGTTAtgatatattatatttttcacaggaatttataaatctattttcctt from Choloepus didactylus isolate mChoDid1 chromosome 2, mChoDid1.pri, whole genome shotgun sequence encodes the following:
- the C2H1orf210 gene encoding type III endosome membrane protein TEMP isoform X1, which encodes MWNWIRPVGGAALRPHLQLPSRLLPPQDSALGLPGIGVLLGTGALSGRSQGSPVSSAPSMSEANQTTAGPSELPAASTMSPELGTGARAWPVLVGVVLGAVVLSLLIALAAKCHLCRQYHTSYQHRPLPGAGKRDHPEVGEDEDDDGFIEDNYIQPGAGGMGTGGSRDTFSL
- the C2H1orf210 gene encoding type III endosome membrane protein TEMP isoform X2 translates to MSEANQTTAGPSELPAASTMSPELGTGARAWPVLVGVVLGAVVLSLLIALAAKCHLCRQYHTSYQHRPLPGAGKRDHPEVGEDEDDDGFIEDNYIQPGAGGMGTGGSRDTFSL